In Thioalkalivibrio paradoxus ARh 1, the following are encoded in one genomic region:
- the csx16 gene encoding CRISPR-associated protein Csx16, with protein sequence MTRRLVSFLGTGDYAPTRYAWPEFGSLETAYVAEALAVLGNVDEVSLLATDDAWRRHGRPLERSLDAHGKAVCRRALPDGRTEEDLWEQFRVLRDVCAMRAEDALLLDITHGFRTQPFFAGAVLSVLRASGQQGPDIRLLYGEYRKDEPESPVWDMTLFLELLDWSQALGLFLQTGVADPVVALSRRQEGRQRARQRAAGKRDWPRFGKLATALKAFADDLAAVRVASLITGYEQDTRRKGKARGTADQLMAAVDQMRAEVDRNLPPLSGILDQIVELARPLAAPRLASEQGQQAMTALARQYLAFGRLPEAAAVVREAAVCRYAGDPSAVEVNSPSFSQAARLELDNSWTKADPDAKSIAEVRNDIEHCGFRTQPLSAEVLKESVTRLVQQTKDAGDAPSKPGHEGRTYFVTRHPGAAEWAEQESIPVDEFVHHLDTARIQWGDTVIGTLPVQLIAQVCERGGRYRHLTLDLPAEFRGRELTADELRACRARLETFTARCVD encoded by the coding sequence ATGACGCGTCGGCTGGTTTCGTTCCTTGGGACGGGTGACTACGCACCCACCCGATACGCATGGCCGGAGTTCGGGAGCCTCGAGACCGCGTACGTCGCCGAGGCGCTCGCGGTGCTCGGCAACGTCGACGAGGTGTCGCTGCTCGCCACGGACGACGCATGGCGGCGGCATGGGAGGCCTCTCGAGCGTTCCCTGGACGCGCATGGTAAAGCGGTCTGCCGAAGAGCTCTCCCGGACGGTCGCACCGAGGAGGATCTCTGGGAGCAGTTTCGGGTGTTGCGCGACGTTTGTGCAATGCGGGCGGAAGATGCCCTCTTGTTGGATATTACCCATGGCTTTCGCACCCAGCCGTTCTTTGCCGGCGCCGTCTTGTCGGTCTTGCGCGCCTCGGGCCAGCAGGGGCCCGACATCCGCCTGCTGTACGGCGAATACCGAAAGGATGAGCCGGAATCCCCTGTCTGGGACATGACCCTGTTCCTGGAACTGCTCGACTGGTCGCAGGCGTTGGGCTTGTTCCTGCAGACCGGTGTTGCGGATCCCGTCGTCGCGCTATCACGCCGGCAGGAGGGGCGCCAGCGCGCGCGTCAGCGGGCGGCCGGCAAGCGCGATTGGCCGAGGTTCGGCAAGCTGGCCACGGCCTTGAAGGCATTCGCGGACGACCTCGCGGCCGTTCGGGTGGCCAGCCTGATTACGGGCTACGAGCAGGACACGAGGAGGAAGGGCAAGGCGCGGGGCACTGCGGACCAACTCATGGCCGCGGTGGATCAGATGCGGGCGGAGGTCGATCGCAACCTTCCGCCGTTGTCGGGGATCCTCGACCAGATCGTCGAACTGGCTCGCCCACTTGCTGCGCCCAGGCTAGCGTCGGAGCAGGGGCAGCAGGCGATGACCGCGCTGGCACGGCAGTACTTGGCGTTCGGCCGCCTCCCGGAAGCGGCCGCAGTGGTCCGCGAGGCTGCGGTGTGCCGATACGCGGGCGACCCATCGGCTGTCGAGGTCAATTCCCCGAGCTTCTCGCAGGCGGCTCGCCTCGAGCTGGATAACAGTTGGACCAAGGCGGACCCGGACGCGAAGTCCATTGCTGAAGTCCGCAACGACATCGAACACTGTGGGTTTCGAACGCAGCCATTGTCGGCCGAAGTGCTGAAGGAGAGTGTCACCCGGCTGGTGCAACAGACAAAGGACGCCGGCGATGCCCCGTCAAAGCCAGGGCACGAAGGACGCACCTACTTTGTGACACGGCACCCGGGCGCCGCGGAATGGGCCGAGCAGGAGAGCATTCCCGTCGATGAGTTTGTGCACCATCTGGACACCGCCCGGATACAGTGGGGGGATACCGTGATCGGAACGTTACCGGTCCAACTGATCGCCCAGGTCTGCGAGCGCGGCGGCCGCTACCGCCATCTGACATTGGATCTTCCTGCCGAATTCCGCGGGCGCGAACTCACGGCGGACGAGCTCCGCGCCTGCCGCGCCCGACTGGAAACGTTCACCGCGCGGTGCGTGGACTAA
- a CDS encoding Card1-like endonuclease domain-containing protein encodes MEIQVAIVSDQVLANLIPALMDRPERVVLVCSESMRQREQGKRQKSVLARHGVSAHVWNRDIPEGPLDAIRRFAWDLAETLQDQHPEAAITLNATGGTKLMMLGMVEAFRNVSKRIIYTNTAQARLEVVHDESSDENPPPMPMADVLDVQQYLAAQGFRLQTTDDQGPSWAAGAEARKPATKFLGRNASKLEELIGVLNALAASVFLPDQRRESADAMRDAHPVQHFRRSPRGIWRDALQQLCTVGLLRWDGDCEIEFLNREAVRFVNGGWLEEYAWHIVRDAGVADCRAGVRGVWDGAEQARNEFDVMACHRNQLLFIECKTLKFDSGQNDNEIAYKVESLGRDTRGLFGQTWLVTARTPSDVLRDRARQARFEVIGPLELPKLQQRVKQWMGHLQGGCA; translated from the coding sequence ATGGAAATCCAGGTTGCGATCGTTTCCGATCAGGTGCTTGCCAATCTGATTCCGGCGCTGATGGACCGCCCGGAGCGGGTGGTGCTCGTGTGTTCGGAATCCATGCGCCAGCGAGAGCAGGGCAAACGGCAGAAATCGGTTCTGGCAAGACACGGCGTGTCGGCGCATGTTTGGAATCGCGATATCCCAGAAGGGCCTCTGGATGCGATCCGCAGATTCGCCTGGGATCTGGCCGAGACGCTGCAGGACCAGCATCCGGAGGCAGCGATCACGCTCAACGCCACCGGCGGCACCAAGCTGATGATGCTCGGGATGGTCGAGGCGTTCCGCAACGTCTCGAAGCGCATCATCTACACGAACACCGCGCAGGCTCGGCTGGAAGTGGTGCACGACGAATCCTCGGACGAGAACCCCCCGCCAATGCCGATGGCCGATGTCCTCGATGTGCAGCAGTATCTGGCGGCGCAGGGATTTCGCTTGCAGACAACGGATGATCAGGGGCCGTCGTGGGCGGCGGGTGCCGAGGCACGGAAGCCTGCGACCAAGTTTCTCGGGCGTAACGCCTCGAAGCTCGAAGAATTGATCGGGGTTCTCAACGCGCTGGCCGCCAGCGTGTTTCTCCCGGATCAGCGTCGCGAGTCCGCTGATGCAATGCGGGACGCGCATCCGGTGCAGCACTTTCGCCGTAGCCCGCGGGGGATCTGGCGCGACGCCCTGCAGCAGCTTTGCACGGTCGGGCTATTGCGCTGGGATGGCGACTGCGAAATCGAGTTCCTCAACCGGGAGGCCGTCCGTTTCGTCAACGGCGGCTGGCTGGAAGAGTATGCGTGGCACATCGTGCGCGATGCCGGGGTGGCCGATTGTCGGGCCGGCGTACGCGGAGTCTGGGACGGCGCCGAGCAGGCGCGCAACGAGTTCGACGTGATGGCCTGCCACCGCAACCAGCTCCTGTTCATCGAATGCAAGACGCTCAAGTTCGACTCCGGACAGAACGACAACGAAATCGCCTACAAGGTCGAGAGCCTGGGCCGCGACACCCGCGGACTGTTCGGCCAGACCTGGCTGGTGACTGCGCGCACTCCCAGCGATGTGTTACGGGATCGCGCCCGGCAGGCCCGATTCGAGGTCATTGGCCCGTTGGAGCTGCCGAAACTGCAGCAACGCGTCAAGCAATGGATGGGTCATTTGCAAGGGGGTTGCGCGTGA
- a CDS encoding RAMP superfamily CRISPR-associated protein has translation MIALIRTVLREPFQNARNAHPGLLLQRGYPEHESGATATKTEYVERICRIPAGELYRRAYERWQRCTADPQRFAGAILRLDSRLFIGLSAGGMLETGCAIHHSYGVPYIPGSSIKGVVSGFARAQSGFSPAACNELFGAAAQAGSPNPDGLSGVIGFHDAWWVPDSATTPLVQEVVTSHHLEYYGSEGGSDATDLDSPVPNAQVAVRGSFLFVIEGPGAAWLDLARDMLQAALQEHGIGAKTRAGYGYFSEDTERAASYQRMLQDLRESEAREREEAEARAAFDALSDEGKALYRTEEKLTGHLALSEAERRMQRSVLVAALNQLTDAAKSWPPADRRRAAELLERAYDAIGWFDPGKDKKKREKQEAKRRAAIQDLRG, from the coding sequence ATGATCGCCCTGATACGCACGGTGCTGCGCGAGCCGTTCCAGAATGCACGCAATGCCCATCCCGGGCTGCTGTTGCAGCGCGGCTACCCGGAGCACGAATCCGGCGCTACCGCGACAAAAACGGAGTATGTGGAACGGATCTGCCGGATCCCCGCGGGCGAGCTGTACCGGCGAGCTTATGAACGCTGGCAGCGCTGCACTGCGGATCCGCAGCGCTTCGCAGGTGCCATCCTGCGGCTGGACAGCCGTCTTTTCATCGGCCTGTCGGCGGGCGGCATGCTGGAGACCGGCTGTGCGATCCACCACAGCTACGGCGTGCCCTATATCCCCGGTTCCAGCATCAAGGGGGTCGTGTCCGGTTTCGCCCGCGCGCAATCGGGGTTCAGCCCCGCGGCCTGCAACGAACTCTTTGGTGCCGCGGCACAGGCGGGATCGCCAAATCCGGACGGACTCTCCGGCGTGATCGGATTCCACGATGCCTGGTGGGTACCGGACTCCGCAACGACACCCCTGGTGCAGGAAGTCGTGACCAGTCATCACCTCGAGTATTACGGTAGCGAGGGTGGCAGCGACGCGACCGATCTGGATAGCCCCGTTCCGAATGCCCAGGTCGCGGTCCGGGGCAGCTTCCTGTTCGTGATCGAAGGACCGGGGGCGGCCTGGCTCGATCTGGCGCGGGACATGCTGCAGGCGGCGCTTCAAGAGCATGGAATCGGTGCCAAGACGCGGGCGGGCTACGGCTACTTTTCCGAGGACACCGAACGTGCAGCCAGCTACCAACGTATGCTGCAGGATCTTCGGGAGAGCGAAGCGCGTGAGCGCGAGGAGGCCGAGGCGCGGGCCGCGTTCGACGCGCTATCGGATGAGGGGAAGGCGCTTTATCGCACGGAGGAAAAGCTGACTGGCCATCTTGCCCTCAGCGAAGCGGAACGGCGCATGCAGCGTTCGGTACTCGTGGCGGCCCTCAACCAGCTGACGGACGCCGCCAAATCGTGGCCGCCGGCGGATCGACGACGCGCTGCCGAGCTGCTGGAGCGTGCCTACGATGCGATCGGCTGGTTCGACCCGGGCAAGGACAAGAAAAAGCGCGAGAAACAGGAAGCCAAGCGGCGCGCCGCGATTCAGGATCTGCGCGGCTGA
- the cmr5 gene encoding type III-B CRISPR module-associated protein Cmr5: MDLRSHRVARAAYARVEARRADEQRKKYGALVHKLPGMILQNGLAQTTGFLLAKAQKEPHAYAALEDLVDVLTRSGSSTIQGGATGLHERVIDADLNETLLLTRRALEAAGWMKRYVQGVLRIDATGTAEGDDAA, encoded by the coding sequence TTGGACCTGCGCAGCCATCGCGTGGCCCGCGCCGCCTATGCGCGTGTGGAAGCCCGGAGGGCCGATGAACAGCGCAAGAAATACGGGGCGCTGGTGCACAAGCTGCCGGGGATGATTCTGCAGAACGGACTGGCTCAAACCACCGGCTTCCTGCTCGCAAAGGCGCAAAAAGAACCACATGCTTACGCGGCGCTGGAAGATTTGGTGGATGTCTTGACCCGCAGCGGATCTTCGACGATTCAAGGGGGTGCAACCGGTCTGCACGAGCGCGTGATCGACGCCGATCTGAACGAGACGTTGCTGCTGACCCGCCGCGCGCTGGAGGCGGCTGGTTGGATGAAGCGCTACGTGCAAGGCGTGCTGCGGATCGATGCTACCGGCACGGCCGAAGGAGACGATGCGGCATGA
- the cas6 gene encoding CRISPR system precrRNA processing endoribonuclease RAMP protein Cas6 produces MTPSAEPHLPLARYRLHFRAGGEVRLPYFAGSTWRGALGHALKRLVCVTQLPRCAACALVHVCAHAYLFETPPPQNAEKMRKYPSVPHPFVLNPAVGVERVGLGESYVLDLTLIGHGNRHLPYLLHAFERAGLAGIGKGRTRMELEGAEREVRPGADTWQRVYEPGQPVELLPVDALPIPPSTGDRLRVELRTPLRLRREGRPVRPDTFRFSDLFSSLLRRVSMLTYFHADHPLETDFAGLTTAARAVPLLDSQLTWRSWNRFSSRQKTEVAMDGLLGTIELPTERIAPFWPYLWLGQFVHAGAGTSMGQGRLQRIPS; encoded by the coding sequence ATGACACCGAGTGCTGAACCCCATCTCCCTCTCGCCCGCTACCGCCTGCACTTTCGCGCCGGCGGCGAGGTTCGGCTTCCTTACTTTGCCGGCTCGACCTGGCGCGGTGCGCTGGGCCATGCGCTGAAGCGTCTGGTCTGCGTCACCCAGTTGCCGCGCTGCGCAGCCTGCGCGCTGGTGCATGTCTGTGCGCATGCCTACCTGTTCGAGACCCCGCCACCCCAGAACGCGGAGAAGATGCGCAAGTACCCTTCGGTGCCGCATCCGTTCGTGCTGAATCCAGCGGTCGGGGTGGAACGGGTGGGCTTGGGCGAGTCGTATGTCCTCGATCTGACCCTGATCGGGCACGGCAATCGTCACCTGCCGTACCTGCTGCACGCGTTCGAGCGTGCCGGGCTGGCGGGCATCGGCAAGGGCCGCACGCGCATGGAACTGGAGGGCGCGGAACGGGAAGTCCGGCCGGGCGCGGACACCTGGCAACGCGTCTACGAGCCCGGGCAGCCGGTCGAACTCCTTCCGGTAGACGCTTTGCCGATCCCGCCGTCGACCGGTGACCGGCTGAGGGTCGAGTTGCGGACACCCTTGCGCCTGCGCCGGGAGGGCCGGCCGGTGCGGCCGGACACCTTCCGCTTCTCGGACCTGTTCTCCAGCCTGCTGCGCCGAGTGTCGATGCTCACCTATTTTCATGCCGACCATCCGCTGGAGACCGATTTCGCGGGCCTGACGACCGCGGCGCGGGCGGTGCCGCTGCTGGATTCCCAACTCACATGGCGCAGCTGGAACCGGTTCTCGTCGCGGCAGAAAACGGAAGTGGCGATGGATGGCCTGCTGGGCACGATCGAACTCCCGACCGAGCGGATCGCGCCGTTCTGGCCCTATCTGTGGCTGGGGCAGTTTGTACATGCCGGTGCCGGCACCAGCATGGGGCAGGGCCGCCTGCAGCGCATCCCGTCCTGA
- the cas1 gene encoding CRISPR-associated endonuclease Cas1 — MATLFLDRAQLELRTDGNALAVYEGGRRRGTVPLSLLERVVVQGRQTRFESGVLLKLAESGTATVFMGARSSRQVALMLGPRHNDAAVRIAQTLRIRDADYCARWARDLVAAKLRRQYRLLIQCERQRPDARKALFDARETLARIRAQLTDGSRDIGRLRGLEGAAARAYFAGLGAVFPPAVGFRGRNRRPPRDPANACLSLGYTLLHFDAVRAAHAAGLDPLIGFYHRPSFGRESLASDLIEPLRPVVDAWVWDLFRAEVLRAHDFNWDHEACLLNKAGRARFYGRWEPFARTHRRWLRLRCGQLARDFREQGETFLDPDGDDEAGET; from the coding sequence ATGGCAACTCTGTTTCTCGACCGCGCGCAACTGGAACTGCGTACCGACGGCAACGCCCTGGCGGTGTACGAGGGCGGCCGGCGCCGGGGCACCGTGCCCCTGAGTCTGCTCGAGCGCGTGGTGGTGCAGGGGCGCCAGACCCGGTTCGAATCGGGTGTGCTGCTCAAGCTCGCCGAGTCGGGCACCGCCACCGTGTTCATGGGCGCAAGAAGCAGCCGCCAGGTTGCGCTGATGCTCGGGCCTCGGCACAACGATGCGGCGGTGCGCATCGCCCAGACCCTGCGCATCCGCGACGCGGACTACTGCGCCCGCTGGGCCCGCGACCTGGTGGCCGCGAAGCTGCGCCGCCAGTACAGGCTGCTGATCCAATGCGAACGGCAGCGCCCGGATGCGCGCAAGGCGCTGTTCGATGCGCGCGAGACGCTGGCCCGCATTCGTGCCCAGCTCACCGACGGCAGCCGCGACATCGGCCGGCTGCGCGGCCTGGAAGGTGCGGCGGCGAGAGCCTATTTCGCCGGCCTCGGAGCGGTGTTTCCGCCCGCGGTGGGTTTCCGCGGTCGCAACCGGCGGCCTCCGCGCGACCCGGCGAACGCCTGCCTGTCGCTGGGCTACACGCTGCTGCATTTCGATGCGGTGCGCGCGGCCCATGCCGCCGGGCTCGACCCGCTGATCGGGTTCTACCATCGCCCGAGCTTCGGCCGAGAGTCGCTCGCCAGTGACTTGATCGAGCCGCTTCGTCCCGTGGTCGACGCGTGGGTCTGGGATCTCTTCCGAGCCGAAGTGCTCCGTGCGCACGACTTCAACTGGGACCACGAAGCCTGTTTGCTGAACAAGGCCGGTCGGGCGCGCTTCTACGGCCGCTGGGAGCCCTTCGCGCGCACGCACCGGCGCTGGTTGCGCCTGCGCTGCGGGCAACTGGCGCGGGATTTCCGGGAGCAGGGCGAGACGTTTCTGGATCCGGACGGGGACGACGAGGCGGGCGAGACATGA
- a CDS encoding type III-B CRISPR module-associated protein Cmr3: MRRSAVPQSGGAGAAADVAGAARPSRTLSLTPLAPIIVRSGRPFDGWTGVDPARFPPPSTLAGCLRTAWARAQGVGFPLAPDAESAAASAARLTGLALAGPLLLRGSTVLLPKPADALYFGHGRQARCVRAEPRPFDTGCGADLPEGLLPVQLSRPVEGKPGPGPSWWAWQDWLDFRRGGEVAHADLQQRGWSPPAGDRRTHVAIDRDRQAAVEGRLFQTEGLEFASDPSDAAAGTFGDEPLRLLARCAEPLGAALVTLGGERRLAAMTPEPESAWPQPPDGWFEDIVRAGGLSLTLVTPAVFAAGYLPGWLDADRAPPDSVFDATSPSRPRLHLRAAAVDRWQPHSGWDLARQQPRPTRKLVPAGATYWFALAGDAELEALRGLWLASVCDDEQDRRDGFGLALPAPWTPVADSN, translated from the coding sequence GTGCGTCGCAGCGCTGTGCCGCAATCCGGGGGGGCTGGCGCAGCGGCTGATGTTGCCGGCGCGGCCAGGCCCAGCCGCACGCTGAGTCTGACGCCGCTGGCACCGATCATCGTACGCTCGGGCCGGCCCTTCGACGGCTGGACCGGGGTCGACCCGGCCCGGTTTCCGCCGCCCTCGACCCTGGCGGGTTGCCTGCGAACGGCTTGGGCGCGCGCCCAGGGCGTAGGGTTTCCGCTGGCACCGGACGCCGAATCCGCGGCTGCTTCCGCCGCCCGCCTGACCGGGCTTGCGCTGGCGGGGCCGCTGCTGCTGCGTGGATCCACCGTGCTCCTGCCCAAGCCGGCGGATGCGCTCTACTTCGGGCATGGCCGGCAGGCGCGTTGCGTTCGGGCCGAGCCGCGGCCGTTCGACACGGGTTGCGGAGCGGACCTGCCCGAGGGTCTGCTGCCGGTGCAACTGTCGCGCCCGGTGGAAGGCAAGCCGGGACCGGGGCCGAGTTGGTGGGCATGGCAGGACTGGCTCGATTTCCGGCGTGGAGGAGAGGTCGCGCATGCCGATCTGCAGCAGCGCGGCTGGTCGCCGCCAGCCGGGGACCGGCGCACCCATGTCGCGATCGATCGGGACCGCCAGGCCGCGGTGGAAGGCAGGCTGTTCCAGACCGAAGGCCTGGAATTCGCGTCGGATCCGAGCGACGCCGCCGCAGGTACATTCGGCGACGAACCGCTGCGCCTGCTCGCGCGCTGTGCCGAGCCGCTCGGCGCGGCACTGGTGACGTTGGGCGGCGAGCGCCGGCTGGCGGCCATGACGCCGGAGCCGGAGAGTGCCTGGCCGCAACCCCCGGACGGCTGGTTCGAGGATATCGTGCGGGCAGGGGGTCTCAGCCTCACCCTGGTCACGCCGGCAGTGTTCGCCGCCGGGTATCTCCCGGGATGGCTGGATGCGGATCGCGCGCCTCCGGACAGCGTGTTCGACGCAACCAGCCCGTCGAGGCCCCGCTTGCATCTGCGCGCCGCTGCCGTGGACCGCTGGCAGCCGCACTCCGGATGGGATCTGGCCCGGCAGCAGCCCCGGCCCACGCGCAAGCTGGTGCCGGCTGGCGCGACCTATTGGTTCGCACTGGCAGGCGATGCCGAGCTCGAGGCCCTGCGCGGGTTGTGGCTCGCCAGCGTTTGTGACGACGAGCAAGACCGGCGCGACGGCTTCGGTCTGGCGCTGCCGGCACCCTGGACCCCGGTCGCGGATTCGAACTGA
- a CDS encoding CRISPR-associated endonuclease Cas2 — translation MSERDFFLAAYDVSRPSRLAAALKLVRAYATGGQKSVHEVFLTPAERGDLLHDMAMILDEEEDRFLLLRLDPRARVYTLGKAQAPSDPDLFYLG, via the coding sequence ATGAGCGAGCGCGACTTCTTCCTTGCCGCCTACGATGTTTCCCGGCCGAGCCGTCTCGCGGCAGCGCTGAAGCTGGTGCGCGCGTACGCGACCGGTGGCCAGAAATCCGTGCACGAGGTGTTCCTGACCCCGGCCGAGCGCGGCGATCTGCTGCACGACATGGCGATGATCCTCGACGAGGAGGAAGACCGGTTTCTGCTGTTGCGCCTGGATCCGCGAGCGCGGGTGTACACCCTCGGCAAGGCCCAGGCACCCTCCGACCCCGATCTCTTCTATCTGGGCTGA
- the cmr4 gene encoding type III-B CRISPR module RAMP protein Cmr4, protein MQPRIFHLHALSALHCGVGQAADVVDLPIARARATHLPIVPGSSLRGVLRAQMEGDPQREPDVPALFGPREIGGAADAFAGALAVGDAHLLLLPVRSLAGIVCYATSPFILRRYRQDLVRAGQAAPPLPNEPREGQARVVPDSVNRQDGVLFLEDLDLPAQEDAALRAWAAWIGQAVHPTDADAQTDLVTRFALLPDDIMKYLAETATEIRTRIAIDPATGTVKRGALWYEENLPAESVLWGVQALSRSNRQGDDRDAGALAACLPDEELLQLGGKAGVGRGLVRLLRREVSA, encoded by the coding sequence ATGCAACCGCGAATCTTTCATCTCCATGCTCTGTCCGCGCTGCATTGCGGCGTGGGGCAGGCCGCCGACGTGGTCGACCTGCCGATCGCGCGTGCTCGCGCCACCCACCTGCCGATCGTGCCTGGCTCCTCGCTGCGCGGTGTGCTGCGCGCCCAGATGGAGGGCGACCCACAGCGCGAGCCGGATGTGCCGGCGTTGTTCGGGCCTCGCGAGATCGGTGGGGCGGCCGACGCCTTTGCCGGCGCCCTCGCGGTAGGGGATGCCCACTTGCTGCTGTTGCCGGTGCGGTCGCTGGCCGGCATCGTCTGTTACGCCACTTCCCCCTTCATCCTGCGCCGTTATCGGCAGGATCTGGTCCGCGCCGGGCAGGCGGCGCCACCGCTTCCGAACGAGCCCAGGGAGGGGCAGGCACGGGTCGTCCCCGACTCCGTGAATCGGCAGGATGGGGTGTTGTTCCTTGAAGACCTCGATCTTCCCGCGCAGGAGGATGCGGCACTGCGTGCCTGGGCTGCCTGGATCGGGCAGGCCGTGCATCCGACCGATGCTGACGCGCAGACGGACCTCGTTACCCGCTTCGCGCTGCTTCCCGACGACATCATGAAGTACCTCGCTGAGACCGCGACCGAGATTCGTACCCGGATCGCGATCGATCCGGCTACTGGAACCGTGAAACGCGGCGCGCTGTGGTACGAGGAGAACCTGCCCGCGGAATCCGTGCTCTGGGGTGTGCAGGCGCTGTCCCGCTCGAACCGGCAAGGCGACGATCGCGATGCCGGGGCGCTGGCCGCCTGCCTGCCGGATGAGGAATTGCTCCAGTTGGGCGGCAAGGCTGGCGTCGGGCGCGGGCTGGTGCGTCTGTTGCGGCGGGAGGTGTCGGCGTGA
- the cas10 gene encoding type III-B CRISPR-associated protein Cas10/Cmr2, whose amino-acid sequence MPRYLVTVSLGPVQGLIGAARRTRDLWCGSWLLSEAARAAARALHRAHPGCLIFPAPVDPERDLEPLDAPGDEANIANVLRAEVTFAGAAPGEAADEARLRALCAEARDAAVQRLVELGVTARAKVRNAGPLRDDVWQAQIRDVLEVFAAWVPGDTGAAKDYAQMNQRLGAVFAARKATRDFGPSRLEEKGAGLPKCSLDGGFETVLPEPPVPALVRRLALSRGEQLDALGVIKRLAGDPEQFTAYARIAADPWLRQLTGDQLQRLRAAYEPLVAAGLATRVRGNAGCYGDFPFDAQLLYGFRLRNALAQEAQEPAEREALLLLRRELAAIGREVGRAGRRCGEPVPYAAILQADGDRMGKLLARAQSPDQSRKVSRALHGFASEVRGLVREHHGHAIYSGGDDVLALVPLESAVACAQALADRFSAALGPVAEALGLPAGERPTLSVGLGVGHLMEPLGSLRARALRAEQLAKGDALGAEDQRNALGIVLGIRSGGEIEWRARWNDSAALRELQDFTADYRAARLPSRVAYDLRAIDRRLCWLPLAASDASPEDRAMARGMRAAEVQRMLDRARRAGGAEKISPELQDRIALRAGVVPLAQLADTLIVARWLAARTRADVETR is encoded by the coding sequence ATGCCCCGGTATCTCGTCACGGTCTCGCTCGGTCCCGTGCAAGGCCTGATCGGAGCTGCGCGCCGGACGCGCGATCTCTGGTGCGGCTCCTGGCTGCTGTCGGAGGCTGCGCGGGCCGCTGCGCGGGCGCTGCATCGGGCACACCCCGGCTGCCTGATCTTCCCGGCACCCGTCGATCCCGAACGGGATCTCGAACCGCTCGATGCCCCCGGCGACGAGGCGAACATTGCCAATGTGCTGCGTGCCGAGGTCACGTTCGCAGGCGCTGCGCCGGGCGAGGCCGCCGACGAGGCGCGGCTGCGGGCGCTCTGTGCCGAGGCCCGAGACGCCGCCGTCCAGCGCCTGGTCGAACTGGGAGTGACCGCGCGGGCCAAGGTGCGCAACGCTGGCCCGCTTCGGGACGACGTTTGGCAGGCACAGATTCGGGACGTGCTGGAAGTATTCGCGGCTTGGGTGCCCGGGGACACCGGCGCCGCTAAGGACTATGCCCAGATGAATCAGCGCCTGGGTGCGGTGTTCGCCGCACGCAAGGCCACCCGCGATTTCGGGCCGAGCCGGCTCGAGGAGAAAGGCGCCGGTTTGCCGAAGTGCTCGCTGGACGGCGGCTTCGAGACGGTGCTGCCCGAGCCGCCCGTGCCGGCACTGGTACGGCGGTTGGCGCTGTCACGTGGCGAGCAGCTCGATGCGCTCGGCGTGATCAAGCGCCTGGCCGGGGATCCGGAACAGTTCACGGCCTACGCGCGGATCGCGGCCGATCCATGGCTCCGGCAATTGACCGGCGACCAACTGCAACGCCTGCGGGCCGCGTACGAACCGCTGGTTGCTGCAGGTCTGGCGACGCGGGTGCGCGGCAACGCCGGCTGCTACGGTGATTTCCCGTTCGACGCGCAATTGCTCTACGGCTTCCGGCTGCGCAATGCGCTTGCGCAGGAGGCCCAGGAGCCGGCAGAACGGGAAGCTTTGCTGCTACTTCGCCGTGAACTTGCGGCGATCGGCCGGGAGGTCGGACGCGCAGGCCGCCGCTGCGGCGAACCGGTGCCCTATGCCGCGATTCTCCAGGCCGATGGCGACCGGATGGGAAAGCTGCTGGCGCGGGCACAGAGCCCGGACCAGTCGCGGAAGGTCTCCCGAGCGCTGCACGGTTTCGCTTCCGAGGTGCGCGGGCTGGTGCGCGAACACCATGGGCATGCGATCTACTCGGGCGGGGACGACGTGCTGGCGCTGGTGCCGCTCGAGAGTGCCGTCGCCTGTGCCCAGGCGCTGGCCGATCGTTTTTCCGCAGCGCTAGGGCCGGTCGCGGAAGCCCTGGGGCTGCCCGCTGGCGAGCGACCGACGCTGTCGGTGGGGTTGGGCGTCGGCCACCTGATGGAGCCTTTGGGCAGCCTGCGCGCCCGCGCGCTGCGGGCCGAGCAACTGGCCAAGGGGGATGCCTTAGGCGCTGAGGACCAGCGCAACGCCCTGGGGATCGTGCTGGGCATTCGTTCGGGTGGAGAGATCGAGTGGCGTGCGCGATGGAATGACTCGGCGGCGTTACGCGAACTCCAGGATTTCACCGCAGACTATCGCGCTGCGCGCCTGCCGTCGCGCGTCGCCTACGACCTGCGGGCGATCGACCGACGGCTGTGCTGGCTGCCGCTCGCGGCCAGTGACGCAAGCCCCGAGGACCGGGCGATGGCCCGGGGCATGCGTGCAGCAGAGGTCCAGCGGATGCTGGATCGGGCGCGCAGGGCCGGTGGGGCCGAGAAGATCTCGCCCGAGCTGCAGGATCGAATCGCGCTTCGGGCCGGCGTGGTGCCGCTAGCGCAGTTGGCCGACACCCTGATCGTTGCCCGATGGCTCGCTGCCCGCACCCGGGCCGATGTGGAGACACGCTGA